Proteins co-encoded in one Streptococcus ruminicola genomic window:
- a CDS encoding SpaA isopeptide-forming pilin-related protein yields the protein MVKLWAKLAILIKKRVQDSIIAKIALALSVVIVFCTTYLLILPALTISTGNSSAVFQSQDGSSSQVESTAASSQETNQTENSSQTTSTESSQEKKDMSQAGTLNAETSDITVNVSYEDNTFSEPVQLKVKPVEDTSAIDNKLTTLLSESKQELSQAHSYDISFVTDDGREVEPSKDVKVSMNFKNDLSTSDDKQAGWKLYHFVDNDINQVQDLTESTDTDIKETSDGAVESIDFKSNTFSIYTLAGVTYADFSGYLTNYSFDTNSTKLDLATNQVTTKLTLDFTNLSQADLVKGNDYYLSLPESVIVNTSEEYNVLDRSGNKAGTFHFHQDEKGRYYMLIHFNDDYVSRLASSTSVDGDLYYDMTLKSIAKNDNGDYVADFSDRVHVTITEQNITKNYDINTKKKSKLKYEGDTPYITYTVTVDSLNGTPSTIDVNDAISDFSSLQKLGIASVDNISVKKSTYTGSSGNVTKTEDVSATPKFDKSKGKWSLNLPQLTSGGIASNGQAIGHFYTITYRYKLSGLKVGSMVSVKNEVTATSKTNDNDKVSKSSSSEVTLKLNDIKKTGKYDDKTGLITWKITVNPDGNDIGGATLKDDFFKDATSITVALKDGSSASSSFHYYDSNNKQLDDNIKDFSKVAYIRFSGQKGKESNTKSYVITYTTKATNLEWGQNKITNKAILDDDGDQTSDEETVTVPGSSSGSGSESGTGGLSKSVVGEKDGSDSDTKIITWKVTITMPSSGVIKQGTKFRDFLMDPYSQDFKHHWYTKAQLKGLYQNLEKVFKKGFTLKARQNGWDAYTDYDKLDDDAHYSEFQIELTKDFNPKQKEVVFFQYDSTAKFDNRQIVSNKITSEGSSASADFSPKVLKMDGDGNPGTTTKNSEDGVVTWKIKVNLASAQKAKSMTITDTLPDGVSLTGLTYGKYNGLVTASLKGGKITGGDDNWGTKNISLSGEISGNKITLNFKSTNSDTLVNNIAGDKDFWITVTTTYNNIPEVGKKVTANLTNTVTVSVNGKDYDSDDQTQIVTIGKDNPGSPSEGSDSTKISKVQTGETNNQNKESVNTDSVGYTHVLNYSVDINSQAEDLASGSDTLTLTDTIEYYKKHVTYTLLQSSVVLYDANGNVVPNSAWSWTYKDVARLKDYPTHTRYGIITVTLPDSGHYTLKYNYQISDANDGKWFDAKNTAKLEGVNKGTSETTTHYQYLEQSGGGNVYSKGTYTLTKVDEKNFGITLPGAKFKVYQYGNDKKAIATYTTDKNGEIHITNSGSKQKYQYEVVYYVVETKAPAGYEDPKNPTKYYFTYSKVDTNLDFVPIELKGKVKDLSNAPGLDLVPNKKIKQTNLTVKKEWLRADGRKTERSDGSITYDLIQVATDSQDNSTETVYKSGETLTHDDDWTRTYKGLPVSGKNTSGNEVDYKYYVRETPVSGYDTSYSNGFETSTNPIVMATDSEDGHITIKNKAQKQYNLPETGGSGVKMHYLLGAVLVLLTTGLIILKAYKTYQTGGDS from the coding sequence ATGGTAAAGCTTTGGGCAAAGCTAGCGATTTTAATAAAAAAGCGAGTCCAAGATAGCATCATTGCAAAGATTGCTCTGGCGCTATCTGTTGTTATTGTTTTTTGTACAACTTATTTGCTGATATTACCAGCCCTAACGATTAGTACGGGAAATAGCTCAGCTGTTTTTCAATCGCAAGATGGTAGTTCTTCGCAAGTTGAATCAACGGCGGCAAGTTCCCAAGAAACTAATCAAACTGAAAATTCCTCACAAACGACATCGACTGAGTCAAGTCAAGAAAAAAAGGACATGTCACAGGCAGGTACTTTGAATGCTGAGACATCTGATATCACCGTAAATGTCTCTTACGAAGACAATACGTTTTCAGAACCAGTTCAATTAAAAGTAAAGCCTGTTGAAGACACAAGTGCCATTGATAATAAATTGACAACACTTCTTAGCGAAAGCAAGCAAGAGTTGTCACAAGCTCATTCTTATGATATTTCATTTGTCACAGATGATGGCAGAGAAGTTGAACCAAGCAAAGATGTTAAGGTTTCAATGAATTTCAAGAATGACTTATCTACCAGCGATGACAAACAAGCTGGTTGGAAGTTGTACCACTTCGTGGACAACGATATCAATCAAGTTCAAGATTTGACTGAATCGACAGATACAGACATTAAGGAAACCAGCGATGGGGCTGTTGAAAGTATTGATTTCAAATCAAATACATTTTCAATCTATACCTTAGCAGGAGTAACATACGCTGACTTTTCAGGGTATTTGACAAACTATAGTTTTGATACTAATTCTACTAAGTTGGATTTGGCAACAAATCAAGTGACAACGAAATTAACTTTGGATTTTACAAATTTAAGTCAGGCAGATTTAGTTAAGGGAAATGATTATTATTTAAGTCTTCCTGAAAGTGTTATTGTGAACACATCTGAAGAATATAATGTTTTGGACCGATCAGGAAATAAAGCAGGTACTTTCCACTTCCATCAAGATGAAAAAGGAAGGTACTATATGTTAATACATTTCAATGATGACTATGTTAGTAGATTAGCATCTAGTACGTCAGTAGATGGTGATTTATATTATGACATGACGTTGAAAAGTATTGCGAAGAATGATAACGGTGATTATGTTGCAGACTTTTCTGATAGGGTGCATGTAACTATTACTGAACAAAATATCACAAAGAATTATGATATCAATACCAAGAAGAAAAGTAAATTAAAATATGAAGGAGATACACCTTACATTACTTATACGGTTACAGTTGATTCTTTAAATGGAACGCCATCAACGATTGATGTTAATGATGCTATTTCTGATTTTTCTTCACTACAGAAATTAGGAATAGCTAGTGTCGATAACATCTCAGTTAAAAAATCAACTTATACTGGAAGTTCTGGTAATGTAACAAAAACTGAGGATGTTTCTGCCACTCCTAAATTTGATAAATCAAAAGGAAAGTGGTCATTGAATTTACCGCAGTTAACATCTGGTGGTATTGCCTCAAATGGTCAGGCAATTGGTCATTTCTACACAATTACTTATCGCTATAAATTATCAGGACTTAAAGTTGGTTCTATGGTTTCAGTAAAAAATGAAGTGACAGCTACTTCTAAGACTAATGACAATGATAAAGTATCTAAGAGTAGTTCTAGTGAAGTTACTTTGAAATTGAATGACATTAAGAAAACTGGTAAATATGATGACAAAACTGGATTAATTACTTGGAAGATTACAGTTAACCCTGACGGAAACGACATTGGCGGTGCCACTTTGAAGGATGATTTCTTTAAGGATGCAACATCAATAACGGTTGCCTTGAAAGACGGTAGCAGTGCATCAAGTTCTTTCCACTATTATGATTCCAATAATAAACAGTTGGATGATAATATAAAGGATTTCAGCAAGGTTGCCTACATTCGTTTCAGTGGGCAAAAAGGTAAGGAATCAAATACAAAATCGTATGTTATCACTTATACCACAAAGGCGACTAACTTAGAGTGGGGACAAAATAAGATAACCAATAAGGCAATACTAGATGATGATGGTGACCAGACCTCAGATGAAGAAACAGTGACAGTTCCTGGTTCAAGTTCGGGTTCAGGATCTGAGTCGGGAACAGGTGGTTTGAGCAAGTCGGTTGTTGGTGAAAAAGATGGATCAGATTCTGATACTAAAATCATTACTTGGAAGGTAACAATAACGATGCCATCTAGTGGTGTGATTAAGCAAGGAACAAAGTTCAGAGATTTTCTAATGGATCCGTATAGTCAAGACTTTAAACATCACTGGTATACAAAAGCACAATTAAAAGGTTTGTATCAAAATCTTGAAAAAGTATTTAAAAAAGGGTTCACTTTAAAGGCACGTCAGAATGGTTGGGATGCCTATACTGACTATGATAAATTAGATGACGATGCTCATTATTCAGAATTCCAAATTGAATTGACTAAGGATTTTAATCCAAAGCAAAAAGAGGTGGTTTTTTTCCAATACGATTCTACAGCTAAATTTGATAATAGGCAGATTGTAAGTAATAAAATTACTTCAGAAGGTTCTTCAGCTTCAGCAGACTTTTCTCCAAAGGTTCTTAAAATGGATGGCGATGGTAATCCAGGAACAACGACTAAAAACAGTGAAGATGGCGTTGTTACTTGGAAAATCAAAGTTAACCTTGCAAGTGCACAAAAAGCGAAAAGTATGACTATCACTGATACGTTACCAGATGGTGTATCGTTAACAGGTTTAACATATGGTAAGTATAATGGTCTAGTTACAGCATCGCTAAAAGGTGGTAAAATCACTGGTGGTGATGATAACTGGGGAACTAAAAATATTAGTTTGTCTGGTGAAATATCAGGTAATAAAATTACTTTGAACTTTAAGTCTACTAATAGTGATACACTTGTTAATAATATTGCGGGTGACAAAGACTTCTGGATAACTGTTACAACAACTTACAATAATATTCCAGAAGTTGGGAAAAAAGTAACGGCTAATTTGACTAATACCGTTACAGTTTCTGTAAATGGAAAAGATTATGATTCTGATGACCAAACACAAATTGTCACAATTGGGAAAGATAATCCAGGATCGCCATCTGAAGGTAGTGATTCTACAAAGATTAGTAAGGTTCAAACTGGTGAAACTAATAACCAAAACAAAGAATCGGTTAATACGGATTCGGTTGGTTATACCCATGTACTGAATTATTCTGTAGATATTAATTCCCAAGCTGAAGATTTAGCGAGTGGATCAGATACATTAACTTTGACAGATACGATTGAGTATTACAAAAAGCATGTTACTTATACACTACTTCAAAGTTCAGTGGTTCTCTATGATGCTAATGGTAATGTTGTTCCAAATTCTGCATGGTCTTGGACCTATAAAGATGTTGCTCGATTAAAAGACTATCCTACTCATACTCGATATGGTATTATAACAGTAACCTTGCCAGACTCTGGTCATTATACTTTGAAGTACAACTACCAAATTAGTGATGCTAATGATGGTAAGTGGTTTGATGCAAAAAACACCGCAAAATTAGAAGGGGTCAATAAGGGAACATCAGAAACCACAACGCATTATCAATATCTCGAACAATCTGGTGGTGGTAATGTTTATTCTAAAGGGACTTATACCTTGACTAAAGTTGATGAAAAAAACTTTGGTATCACACTACCAGGAGCTAAGTTCAAAGTTTATCAATACGGTAATGATAAAAAAGCTATAGCCACTTATACAACTGATAAGAATGGTGAAATTCACATTACTAATTCTGGTAGCAAACAAAAATATCAGTATGAAGTTGTTTACTATGTTGTAGAGACCAAAGCTCCTGCGGGATATGAAGATCCTAAAAATCCTACTAAGTACTACTTTACTTATAGTAAAGTTGATACAAATTTAGATTTTGTCCCAATTGAACTTAAAGGGAAGGTCAAAGATTTGTCAAATGCCCCTGGACTTGATTTGGTTCCGAATAAAAAAATCAAGCAAACGAACTTAACCGTTAAGAAAGAATGGCTAAGAGCTGACGGTAGGAAAACTGAGCGTTCTGATGGCTCAATCACTTACGACTTGATTCAAGTTGCGACTGATAGTCAAGACAATTCTACTGAGACAGTCTATAAATC
- the lepB gene encoding signal peptidase I gives MKPLFEKKSQKINLTDLPKADDLSKELGKIKYRERYVRTLRSTVFTLLTVAALAVLIATIWLPVLQIYGNSMTPTLKAGDMVVSVSKKNLKQGDVVAFYYNNKVLVKRVIATSGQWVNVDKKGNVTVDGKKLNEPYLQKGEKDYGETNIKLPYQVPDGKYFVMGDHRKVSIDSRNKTVGPVDSEQLVGKLTLRIWPLSRMGAID, from the coding sequence ATGAAACCATTATTTGAAAAAAAATCACAGAAAATCAATTTAACTGATTTACCGAAAGCTGATGACCTTTCAAAAGAATTAGGAAAGATTAAATATCGTGAACGTTATGTTCGCACTCTTCGCAGCACGGTTTTTACGCTACTGACAGTGGCAGCGTTAGCTGTACTGATTGCGACAATTTGGCTTCCTGTTTTACAGATTTATGGAAATTCAATGACTCCGACTTTGAAAGCTGGAGACATGGTAGTTTCTGTTAGTAAGAAAAATTTAAAGCAGGGTGATGTCGTTGCATTTTATTACAATAATAAAGTTCTTGTAAAACGTGTGATTGCGACATCAGGTCAATGGGTTAACGTTGATAAAAAAGGGAATGTCACTGTTGACGGTAAAAAGTTAAATGAGCCTTACTTACAAAAAGGCGAGAAAGATTACGGAGAGACAAATATCAAACTTCCGTATCAGGTGCCGGATGGGAAATATTTCGTGATGGGAGATCACCGAAAAGTTTCAATCGACTCACGTAATAAAACCGTTGGTCCAGTAGACAGTGAACAGTTAGTTGGGAAACTAACGCTAAGAATTTGGCCACTATCTCGCATGGGTGCAATTGATTAA
- a CDS encoding DNA repair protein — MLDAKQLRKLRRSDLFELLVEQAKEIEELQDQVKELEGKLERRELEVTDAGSIAEAALAISKVFEEAQAAADTYLYNVKRMADAKNNIDNKA; from the coding sequence GTGCTTGATGCTAAACAATTAAGAAAACTTCGTCGTTCAGATTTGTTTGAGCTGCTTGTAGAGCAGGCTAAAGAAATTGAAGAGCTTCAAGATCAAGTAAAAGAACTTGAAGGTAAACTTGAGCGTCGTGAGCTTGAAGTCACTGATGCGGGTTCCATCGCTGAAGCAGCCTTGGCAATTAGTAAAGTTTTTGAGGAAGCACAGGCAGCAGCGGATACGTATCTTTATAATGTAAAACGTATGGCAGATGCCAAAAATAATATAGATAATAAAGCGTAG
- a CDS encoding TetR/AcrR family transcriptional regulator, whose product MANLSKKQHQVSETKHRLSKALYLLITERHYDEITIYHILDKADISRRTFYRYFYSKDDLMDFCLENFVDGYYHQRDNFILAESAEDVFLVTLNFMYSNRLFIASLVRSGHFSLLSEKLNKNSAKIYKKINLPWCIDDSVESNIDYISKGLYGAYLNILQFWLTKDKPEKPEFIAKNLSLLFNSIPGYFNAPSKEHTPLRNEK is encoded by the coding sequence ATGGCAAATTTATCAAAAAAACAACACCAAGTCTCAGAAACAAAACACCGTTTATCAAAAGCACTTTATCTACTAATTACTGAACGACATTATGACGAAATCACTATCTATCACATTCTTGATAAAGCTGATATTTCACGACGAACATTTTATCGTTACTTTTACAGCAAAGATGATTTAATGGATTTCTGTCTAGAAAATTTTGTCGATGGATACTATCATCAGCGTGATAATTTTATCTTAGCAGAAAGTGCCGAAGATGTATTCTTAGTCACTTTGAATTTTATGTATTCAAATCGATTATTCATCGCATCACTTGTCAGAAGTGGACATTTTTCACTGCTATCAGAAAAATTAAATAAAAATTCCGCAAAAATCTACAAGAAAATCAACCTACCATGGTGCATCGATGATTCTGTAGAAAGTAACATCGACTATATCTCAAAAGGCTTATACGGCGCTTATCTTAACATTTTACAATTTTGGTTAACTAAAGATAAACCCGAAAAGCCTGAATTTATTGCTAAAAACTTATCCCTTCTTTTTAATTCTATTCCTGGTTACTTCAATGCCCCTTCAAAAGAACATACCCCGTTAAGAAATGAAAAGTAA
- the nrdG gene encoding anaerobic ribonucleoside-triphosphate reductase activating protein produces the protein MEEKNWNTPKPGEWTSENLSQGRIMDYKAFNFVDGEGVRNSLYVSGCMFHCKGCYNAATWSFKAGMPYTKELEEQIMEDLAQPYVQGLTLLGGEPFLNTGILLPLVKRVRRELPEKDIWSWTGYTWEEMMQETPDKLEMLSLIDILVDGRFDITKKNLMLQFRGSENQRIIDVQKSLKAGKVVIWDKLNDGNQNFEQVSRDDLI, from the coding sequence ATGGAAGAAAAAAATTGGAATACTCCTAAACCTGGTGAATGGACTTCAGAAAATTTGAGTCAGGGTAGAATCATGGATTACAAAGCCTTCAACTTTGTTGATGGAGAAGGTGTTCGTAATTCTCTCTACGTGTCAGGCTGTATGTTCCACTGTAAAGGCTGCTATAATGCTGCGACTTGGTCATTTAAAGCAGGGATGCCTTACACAAAAGAGCTTGAAGAGCAAATCATGGAAGATTTGGCTCAACCTTATGTTCAAGGTCTTACACTTCTCGGTGGAGAACCATTTTTGAATACTGGAATTCTTTTACCGCTGGTAAAACGTGTCCGCCGTGAACTTCCTGAAAAGGATATCTGGTCATGGACTGGCTATACTTGGGAAGAAATGATGCAGGAAACACCAGATAAACTTGAAATGTTGAGTTTGATTGATATTCTGGTTGATGGACGTTTTGACATTACCAAGAAAAACTTGATGTTACAGTTCCGTGGTTCAGAAAATCAACGTATTATTGATGTTCAAAAATCACTGAAAGCTGGAAAAGTTGTCATTTGGGATAAACTAAACGATGGCAATCAAAACTTTGAACAAGTTAGTCGGGATGATTTAATCTAA
- a CDS encoding GNAT family N-acetyltransferase, producing the protein MQLRRPELSDKEAVIEMMKEFEASRSAHDGGFWSVDNFDYEKWLEDNRLSEMGINIPDTFVPAVQFVSFSDDGRALGFLHLRLRLNDNLLKQGGHIGYSIRPSERRKGYAKEQLRLGLLEAKKKNIKKALVTCHDDNPGSRKVILANGGVLEDVQDSVERYWISLEN; encoded by the coding sequence ATGCAGTTACGAAGACCTGAATTATCGGATAAAGAAGCAGTTATTGAAATGATGAAAGAATTTGAAGCGAGCCGGTCTGCCCACGATGGTGGTTTCTGGTCTGTGGATAACTTTGATTATGAAAAATGGCTTGAGGATAATCGTTTGAGTGAAATGGGAATTAATATTCCAGATACGTTTGTTCCAGCGGTCCAATTTGTCTCGTTTTCTGATGATGGCAGGGCTTTGGGATTTTTGCATTTGCGTTTACGTCTTAATGACAATCTTTTAAAGCAAGGTGGACACATCGGATACTCTATTCGTCCATCAGAACGCCGCAAAGGATATGCTAAAGAACAGTTACGCTTGGGGTTGCTAGAAGCTAAGAAGAAAAATATTAAAAAAGCTTTGGTGACTTGTCATGATGATAATCCAGGTAGCCGCAAAGTTATATTAGCTAACGGTGGTGTATTGGAAGATGTTCAAGATTCTGTAGAACGTTACTGGATATCTTTAGAAAATTAA
- the nrdD gene encoding anaerobic ribonucleoside-triphosphate reductase → MITLEKEKIATQPTVKVIKRDGRSVNFDADKIYNALLKASNNVTKMSPVIEAKLESISDNIVAEIFDRFKDNVKIYEIQNIVEHELLEANEYAIAQEYINYRTKRDFARSQATDINFSIDKLLNKDQTVVNENANKDSEVFNTQRDLTAGIVGKSIGLKMLPAHVANAHQKGDIHFHDLDYSPYTPMTNCCLIDFKGMLGNGFKIGNAEVESPKSIQTATAQISQIIANVASSQYGGCTADRIDEFLAPYAELNYKKHMKDAQEWVAEDRREDYARTKTKKDIYDAMQSLEYEINTLFTSNGQTPFTSLGFGLGTNWFEREIQKAILTIRIKGLGSEHRTAIFPKLIFTLKSGLNLEEGTPNYDIKQLALECATKRMYPDVLSYDKIVELTGSFKAPMGCRSFLQGWKDENGVEVNSGRMNLGVVTVNLPRIAMESNGDMDKFWEIFNERMGIAKDALVYRVERVKEATPANAPILYQYGAFGKRLGKYDNVDELFRHRRATVSLGYIGLYEVGTVFFGPNWETNAEAKEFTVDIIRKMKEYCVEWSDEYDYHFSIYSTPSESLTDRFCRLDTKKFGIVKDITDKEYYTNSFHYDVRKNPTPFEKLDFEKVYPEAGATGGFIHYCEYPVLQQNPKALEAVWDYAYTRVGYLGTNTPIDRCYKCGFEGDFTPTERGFVCPNCGNSDPKSVDVVKRTCGYLGNPQARPMVNGRHKEISARVKNMNGSTIKNPGDPHMHKA, encoded by the coding sequence ATGATTACATTAGAAAAAGAAAAAATTGCTACTCAGCCTACTGTAAAAGTTATCAAACGTGATGGACGTTCTGTAAACTTTGATGCAGATAAGATTTATAATGCTTTGCTAAAAGCTAGTAATAATGTGACAAAAATGTCTCCAGTTATCGAAGCAAAATTGGAAAGTATTTCAGACAATATCGTTGCTGAAATTTTTGACCGCTTCAAAGATAACGTTAAAATTTATGAGATTCAAAATATCGTTGAGCATGAACTTTTAGAAGCTAATGAATACGCAATTGCTCAAGAATATATTAATTATCGTACAAAACGTGATTTTGCGCGCTCTCAGGCGACAGATATCAACTTTTCTATTGATAAACTTTTGAACAAAGATCAAACGGTCGTAAATGAAAACGCAAACAAAGACAGTGAAGTCTTCAACACACAACGTGACTTGACTGCAGGTATCGTTGGTAAGTCAATCGGACTTAAAATGTTGCCAGCTCACGTTGCTAATGCTCACCAAAAAGGTGATATTCACTTCCACGATCTTGATTACAGCCCATACACTCCAATGACAAACTGCTGTTTGATTGACTTTAAAGGAATGTTGGGAAATGGCTTTAAGATTGGTAATGCTGAAGTTGAAAGTCCAAAATCTATTCAAACAGCGACAGCTCAAATTTCTCAAATCATTGCTAACGTTGCTTCAAGCCAATATGGTGGATGTACAGCAGACCGTATCGATGAATTTTTGGCACCATATGCTGAACTTAACTATAAAAAACATATGAAAGATGCCCAAGAATGGGTTGCTGAAGATCGTCGCGAAGATTACGCACGTACAAAAACGAAAAAAGATATCTACGATGCTATGCAAAGTCTTGAATATGAAATCAATACTTTGTTTACATCAAATGGTCAAACACCATTTACTTCTCTAGGTTTTGGTCTTGGTACAAACTGGTTTGAACGTGAAATTCAAAAAGCCATTCTTACTATTCGTATCAAAGGTCTTGGTAGCGAACACCGTACAGCTATCTTCCCTAAATTAATCTTCACATTGAAGAGTGGTCTTAACCTTGAAGAAGGTACCCCAAACTACGATATCAAACAATTAGCTTTAGAATGTGCTACAAAACGTATGTATCCAGATGTGCTTTCATACGATAAAATCGTTGAATTGACTGGTTCATTCAAAGCACCTATGGGATGCCGTTCATTCCTTCAAGGTTGGAAAGATGAAAATGGCGTTGAAGTTAACTCAGGTCGTATGAACCTTGGGGTTGTCACTGTTAACCTTCCTCGTATTGCTATGGAATCAAATGGTGATATGGACAAATTCTGGGAAATCTTCAACGAACGCATGGGAATTGCTAAAGATGCTCTTGTTTACCGTGTTGAACGTGTCAAAGAAGCAACTCCAGCAAATGCACCAATTCTTTACCAATACGGTGCGTTTGGAAAACGTCTTGGCAAATACGACAACGTTGATGAACTTTTCCGTCACCGTCGTGCAACAGTTTCTCTTGGTTACATCGGACTTTACGAAGTCGGAACAGTTTTCTTCGGACCAAACTGGGAAACAAATGCTGAAGCTAAAGAATTTACAGTGGATATCATCCGCAAGATGAAAGAATATTGTGTAGAATGGTCAGATGAATATGATTACCACTTCTCAATCTATTCAACACCATCTGAAAGTTTGACAGACCGCTTCTGCCGTCTTGATACTAAGAAATTTGGTATTGTCAAAGATATTACAGATAAAGAATACTACACAAACTCATTCCACTATGATGTGCGTAAAAACCCAACACCATTTGAAAAATTAGACTTTGAAAAAGTTTATCCAGAAGCTGGTGCGACAGGTGGATTCATTCACTACTGTGAATACCCAGTTCTTCAACAAAATCCAAAAGCCCTAGAAGCTGTTTGGGATTATGCCTATACTCGTGTTGGTTACCTTGGAACTAACACTCCAATTGACCGTTGCTACAAATGTGGTTTTGAAGGGGACTTCACTCCAACAGAACGTGGATTCGTTTGTCCAAACTGTGGAAACAGCGATCCAAAATCTGTAGACGTTGTTAAACGTACTTGTGGATATCTTGGAAACCCTCAAGCTCGTCCAATGGTTAATGGCCGTCACAAAGAAATTTCTGCGCGTGTTAAAAACATGAACGGATCAACTATTAAAAATCCTGGTGATCCTCACATGCACAAAGCATAG
- a CDS encoding DUF2079 domain-containing protein translates to MNTSEQANVDQTAVPSYSRSSRKIGEVSSHLEPSRRTKVPQPHKLYILLLSVVVSCLSVAVPMFTDMANSLQSQNLYIGLMFTQGHLPFTDMFATGGFLYYAVIALAYYLGSTLWLVPIQIVTFYLSGIYFYKLVNYFTNSQRVAVAFSGAFYLLNVALGFGGLYPIQFAMPFVMVSLWFLTKYFADIIKDEAFILYGFAGAAAMLLEPRTLVFWVLSFLTIIVFNLKQRHFARGFYQLLCIIFGTILVFYTAGYFILNAQVLSPYITQAIVYQFTNFAVSDGNLILTLLFQLVLALASGLLLGAVSFGKVVKGEDKVAKWLILLVFIVFFAIDLFTQSYQFYNLLAALPFGLVLTAIVLGEQYQRSLTKTSHRRRKASDNVGSFGFYLKRHFYLPILVLVVGVGQPILHACLSVNANSERTTIAKYLEKEVSKDDTVYVWDDSSKIGIDSQLPSSSQFTSPVVNTAKSANKKVLEDELLQNLGAYIVVNKDQKISDSLKNNFSSNYEKVQIGGITGFTVYHKK, encoded by the coding sequence GTGAATACATCAGAACAAGCAAATGTAGATCAGACCGCTGTGCCATCATACAGTCGTTCATCTCGTAAAATCGGTGAAGTTAGCAGCCATCTAGAACCTTCTAGACGAACAAAGGTGCCTCAACCTCATAAACTTTATATTTTGTTATTGAGTGTTGTAGTGAGCTGCTTATCAGTAGCTGTGCCAATGTTTACAGACATGGCAAATAGCCTACAATCACAAAATCTTTATATTGGATTAATGTTTACGCAAGGACATCTTCCATTTACAGACATGTTTGCGACAGGTGGTTTCTTGTATTATGCAGTGATCGCCTTGGCTTATTACCTTGGTTCAACGTTGTGGTTAGTTCCAATTCAAATCGTTACTTTCTATTTATCAGGAATTTATTTCTATAAATTGGTTAATTATTTCACCAACAGCCAACGTGTGGCAGTGGCATTTAGTGGGGCTTTTTATCTACTTAATGTTGCCCTTGGTTTTGGTGGTTTGTATCCTATCCAATTTGCAATGCCTTTTGTTATGGTCTCATTGTGGTTCTTAACAAAATATTTTGCTGATATTATCAAGGATGAAGCTTTTATTTTATATGGATTTGCGGGCGCTGCAGCTATGCTTCTAGAACCACGTACTTTGGTGTTCTGGGTGCTTTCTTTCCTAACAATTATCGTCTTTAATTTGAAACAAAGACATTTTGCGCGTGGTTTTTACCAATTGTTGTGTATCATTTTCGGGACTATTTTAGTCTTTTACACAGCTGGATACTTTATCTTGAATGCGCAAGTATTGTCACCTTATATTACACAAGCTATTGTTTACCAATTTACTAATTTTGCAGTAAGTGACGGTAATTTGATTTTGACATTGTTGTTCCAACTTGTACTGGCTTTGGCATCAGGGCTTTTGCTTGGTGCGGTGTCATTTGGAAAAGTTGTCAAAGGTGAAGATAAAGTAGCTAAATGGCTTATTTTACTAGTCTTTATCGTCTTCTTTGCGATTGATTTATTTACACAAAGTTATCAATTCTATAACTTATTGGCAGCACTGCCTTTTGGTTTGGTGTTGACTGCTATCGTTTTGGGTGAACAATATCAACGTAGTTTGACTAAAACATCACACCGTCGCAGAAAAGCATCAGACAATGTTGGAAGTTTTGGATTTTATCTTAAACGTCACTTTTATTTGCCAATTTTGGTATTAGTAGTTGGTGTTGGGCAGCCTATTTTACATGCTTGCTTGTCAGTTAATGCTAATAGCGAACGCACAACTATTGCAAAATATCTCGAAAAAGAAGTGTCTAAAGATGATACTGTTTACGTCTGGGATGATTCGTCTAAGATTGGTATCGATAGTCAACTCCCAAGTAGTTCACAATTTACTTCACCAGTAGTTAATACTGCTAAATCTGCTAATAAAAAAGTTTTAGAAGATGAGCTACTACAAAATCTAGGGGCATATATTGTGGTCAACAAGGACCAAAAAATTTCTGATTCACTTAAAAATAATTTTTCTTCTAACTACGAAAAGGTCCAAATCGGCGGTATTACAGGCTTTACCGTCTATCATAAAAAATAA